In Corythoichthys intestinalis isolate RoL2023-P3 chromosome 4, ASM3026506v1, whole genome shotgun sequence, a genomic segment contains:
- the LOC130914245 gene encoding calcium/calmodulin-dependent protein kinase type II delta chain-like has protein sequence MLRHLLVILSSLAVLNSNEVTVQMGADDNESDAVRAQKQEIIEATKKLLTAIGGGDFEAYKKMRHPDLTSFESESIGVLVKNMEFHRYFIENVLPPGVLHTLIVNPHVHMLGKDAAYIAYIRLTQSVGQDFKGKTDRAEETRIWQRNNGTWLNVHFHRTGSTSLHTK, from the exons ATGCTTCGCCATCTTCTCGTGATTTTGTCATCCCTGGCGGTGTTGAACAGCAACGAAGTGACCGTTCAGATGGGCGCCGACGATAACGAATCTGACGCCGTTCGAG CACAGAAGCAGGAGATTATCGAAGCCACGAAGAAACTGTTGACAGCCATCGGCGGCGGCGATTTTGAAGCCTACAA GAAAATGCGCCATCCGGATCTCACCAGCTTTGAGTCCGAAAGCATAGGAGTCTTGGTGAAAAACATGGAGTTCCATCGTTACTTTATTGAAAACG TTCTCCCACCTGGTGTCCTTCACACCCTTATTGTCAACCCTCACGTACACATGTTGGGGAAGGACGCCGCATACATCGCGTACATACGTCTCACTCAGAGCGTGGGGCAGGACTTCAAGGGTAAGACGGACAGGGCGGAGGAGACTCGCATCTGGCAGCGGAACAACGGCACTTGGCTCAACGTCCATTTTCATAGGACCGGCTCCACTTCACTGCACACAAAATAA